A genomic region of Nymphaea colorata isolate Beijing-Zhang1983 chromosome 2, ASM883128v2, whole genome shotgun sequence contains the following coding sequences:
- the LOC116247899 gene encoding uncharacterized protein LOC116247899, protein MGGGGRGEQEAIVDVGSAAEAIASGEETDTPLHQIESLCMRCGENGITRILLTRIPHFREVVLMAFECANCNERNSEVQFAGVIQPQGCRYQLKVAAGEPKILDRQVVKSDSASIRIPELDFEIPPEAQRGTLSTVEGILLRAINELEALQDERKKVDPETAEALDMFLTKLKSLAAGEGSFTFILDDPAGNSFIENPCAPSADPLLTITFYDRTPEQQASLGFLVDSSSSGNTESSGSEVLPEKSRYVPAGTKREPHGSIGATAGHRAIAQGTSEEVAAALFKYSAPEEVMAFPSTCGACASRCETRMYVTKIPYFQEVIVMASTCDTCGYRNSELKPGGAIPDRGKRITVRIQNAADVCRDVIKSDTASVRVPEVDLELASGTLGGLVTTVEGLLTKIQGNLERVHGFTLGDSIDEGKKNKWQEFNARLNKLLKVEEPWTLIIDDALANSFVAPATELIEDDHQLTFEEYERSWEQNEELGLNDMDTASADAAYDA, encoded by the exons GGGATAACCAGGATTCTGCTTACCCGAATTCCTCATTTTAGAGAG GTTGTTTTGATGGCCTTCGAATGTGCAAACTGTAATGAGAG GAACAGTGAAGTTCAGTTTGCTGGTGTCATCCAGCCCCAAGGGTGCCGCTATCAATTGAAGGTTGCGGCAGGTGAACCGAAG ATATTAGATCGTCAGGTGGTGAAATCAGATTCTGCATCTATCAGG ATACCAGAGCTGGACTTTGAGATTCCACCAGAAGCACAACGTGGCACCCTTTCAACC GTGGAAGGGATTCTTTTACGGGCCATCAATGAATTAGAGGCTCTTCAGGATGAGCGAAAA AAAGTTGATCCAGAAACAGCTGAAGCCTTAGATATGTTCTTGACAAAATTGAAGTCCTTGGCTGCAGGGGAAGGATCTTTCACATTCATACTTGATGATCCAGCTGGCAATAGCTTCATTGAGAACCC CTGTGCACCTTCAGCAGATCCATTGTTAACCATTACATTTTACGATCGTACACCTGAACAGCAGGCATCACTGGGTTTTCTTGTCGATTCATCCTCCTCTGGCAATACTGAATCATCTGGGAGTGAAGTTTTACCTGAGAAAAGCAGATATGTCCCTGCTGGAACAAAGAGAGAACCACATGGTTCAATTGGAGCTACTGCAGGCCATCGAGCTATTGCACAGGGTACCAGTGAGGAAGTTGCTGCAGCCTTGTTTAAGTATTCTGCTCCGGAGGAG GTGATGGCATTTCCTTCGACATGTGGAGCTTGTGCAAGTAGATGTGAAACACGCATGTATGTAACAA AAATCCCATACTTCCAAGAAGTCATTGTGATGGCATCTACTTGCGACACTTGTGGCTACCGCAATTCTGAG TTAAAGCCAGGTGGTGCAATTCCAGATAGAGGGAAGAGAATCACTGTACGCATACAGAATGCAGCTGATGTCTGCAGAGATGTTATAAAG TCAGATACGGCAAGTGTTAGAGTTCCGGAGGTTGACTTGGAGCTTGCAAGTGGGACGTTGGGTGGGCTTGTGACAACAGTTGAAGGCCTATTGACCAAAATCCAAGGAA ATCTGGAGAGGGTGCATGGGTTCACATTGGGAGATAGCATTGacgagggaaaaaaaaacaaatggcAAGAATTCAATGCTAGACTAAATAAG CTTTTGAAAGTTGAGGAACCATGGACGCTGATAATTGATGATGCATTGGCAAATTCCTTTGTTGCACCAGCTACTGAACTGATTGAGGATGATCATCAGTTGACAT TTGAAGAATATGAAAGGTCATGGGAGCAAAATGAGGAGTTGGGTCTTAATGACATGGATACAGCGTCTGCAGATGCTGCCTATGATGCCTAG